The Caloenas nicobarica isolate bCalNic1 chromosome Z, bCalNic1.hap1, whole genome shotgun sequence region ACCCTCATCCCAGCCCAGTCCCACTTTGCTTTGTGCATCCATCAGAGCTGTGGGTGCAgcgggcagggcagagctgtgtgcCCATGCCACAGGTAGGTGTCCCGGCCACCACGTGGAGGAGGACACGTATctcagctcagcaccacacGAACACAGAGACATGGTTTTGAGACCGATTCGtggctgctgctcagcatcACCAGGATCacgctgcagccccagggctgctcccgCAGCAGGGACCTTGGCACGACCCACTTCACTGCCAGCTCTAACAGATCCCATCAGGACTTTCTGGGACAGGTGTTCGTATCTGGCAAAGTACAACCAGGCTCTCCTGTACCAGCAGCTTAGAGATGGCACTAGAGTTCTGCTTCTGCCCTTGCCTGCCAGTCTGATCAGGGGAGGAATCAGAGAGACCTCCAGGTTTCCCTGCAAGTCAGGAGAGACATGCTCCTTTATCAACAGCTTCATTTGAACTTTTTGCACTGAGTGAGAATTTGTTGAGCAAATAAAAGCCCTATCACCCAGCTGTGGACTCAGACATGCTGTTAGGGTAGCCCCTGCAGACCACCTTTGAAGAATGAgtcaagaaatatttcttttaataaagaaaaattcatGATGGCAAGTAATTTCTAATGAGTGCACATTGCAGGGCCCTGGCTGGGGAATACACGCTGTTCTGAACAGCCTGGCTCCCTGGAAGCAGAGACGAGCTGTCGCTGCCAGAAACCCAGCAAGGTGCCAGCAGGCAGCCAGCGATGTATTTGTTCCTCCAGTTTGTCACCCATCCCGCTTGCCTAGGGTCTCCTTGGGTAAAAGCAGGCAGCCAGGGAGAAATCAGACCTCACCAGCCCCCAGGAGTTTTATTGCCAAGCTGCAAAAAGTGAcagtgaaggaaaacagcaaaccTCAACCCGGTCCTGAGCTGAGAGAAGAAATAAGATCAGGCAGTGAACAGCAGACCAAAAGCATGTCAGACTCCCAGGGCTGGTAGCATCTGTGGTCCAGATACACCTGTTAGATAAGCCACCTCCAGAACCGGCAGATGGTGCCAAATGGCTTTCCATCGCTTTTTTCCTGATGTTAGCCAGAAATTATCTTGTCCTGTAAATCAGTTGCCAGCAAGTCTTCATGGACATGTTGGCAGCTGAAAGACTTAGAGGGGCAGACACCTCCAGCTACGACCTGGGTTTTCCAAAAGCACCTCTTGCATTAGGGAACAGAGATTTAGGGTAAACCTTGCGGCTCTTGGCAACTATGGGGGCTGCTGAGCTATCCTATACCTAACGTTGCCTGGAAAGATATCACCAAGCTGCCAGGACCTAGGAGCACCCTTCTGGGCTGCCCCACCACTGTGCTTTCACGtgaacccagcagcagctcctggactGCTCTTCTTTGTGTCCATCACAAGGTGTCAGTGTGTTGCCATCCCCTCCAGACATGGTCAAGCTGTAGTGGAGGCTGGTAGTCACCAATGGACTTCTACAGGTCACCCCCCAGCCTGCCATCTCATGATGCCAACCACCCACCATGGTCCTTTGGTCCAGAGATCACTGGGGTCTGGCTCTGGATCCTTCTCACCGCATCACTCCTCTCACTCGCGCACATGCCCAGGGAGGGATGGACAGCCCCAGAAGACGAGGACACAACCCTGCGCCATCGggtcctgtgtcccctccccgtgCTGCAGCCACGTCTGCGCCTCCTGTGCCAGGACCCTCCATACAGGCTACGGATGCTCAGCTGGACTGTGCATCAGGCACAGGGACCTGTGCCAGCCGATCAAAGTGTTTCCTCGTGGGAAGGAAGTGGGGCAGCTATCTGATAAGCAGGttgcctctgccagcagcagccatgccTTGCTGCTGATCTCTAGTGACTTGGAAAGCAACCACAACAGCCCCAGCAGGCACTGGCCACAGCAGTGAGGAACTGGAGAAATTCCCCATCCCCTTGCCcagagctggaaggaaaggGCTCTCCAGTAAAAGCTGATCTGACCAacccagggagagcagcagaaagatCTGTCATAAATACGGCTTGCCCTGGGTCATGGCTGCTGGCACAGCGGATGTCCACCAGATGACACATGTGACATCCTCTCCAGCACACGAGGGGACACAGCGAGAGCAGCCTGTGcctcctccctgcagccaggcacagccctgggacagggaTCTCAGCACTGGCCATGCATCTATCCTGCCCATGCAGAtattgggaccagtattattcaatatattcatcaacaacttggatgagggaattgagtgtactatcagcaagtttgctgatgacaccaagctgggaggagtggctgacacgccagaaggctgtgctgccatccagcgagaccgggacaggctgaagagttgggcagggaaaaatttaatgaaatataacaagggaaaatgtagagtcttgcatctgggcaggaacaaccccaggttccagtataggttggggaatgacctattagagagcagtgtaggggaaagggacctgggggtcctggtggacagcaggatgaccatgagccagcactgtgcccttgtggccaagaaggccaatggcatcctggggtgtattagaacaggggtggttagtaggtcgagagaggttctccttcccctctactctgccctggtgagacctcatctggaatattgtgtccagttctgggcccctcagttccagaaggacagggaactgctggagagagtccagcgcagggccacaaagatgatgaagggagtggagcatctcccttatgaggaaaggctgagggagctgggtctctttagcttggaggagactgaggggtgacctcattaatgtttataaatatataaagggtgggtgtcacgaggatggagccaggctcttctcggtgacaaccaacagtaagacaaggggtaatgggttcaagctggaacacaagaggttccacttaaatttgagaagaaacttcttctcagtgagggtgacggaacactggaacaggctgcccaggggggttgtggagtctccttctctggagacattcaaaacccgcctggacgccttcctgtgtaacctcacctaggtgttcctgctccggcagggggattggactggatgatcttttgaggtcccttccaatccctaacattctgtgattctgtgattctgtgatatttagCTTTCAGCTGAGCAGATAGGCCCCCATTTGTTCCCGTTGGagctgtcctggctgctgggaggggtcacAGCGGCAGCAACTGGGGAGCAACGGGGCCCATTCCCCAGGCGTGAGGGGGCAGGAGGCTGCGCCCGACGCggctcccagctccctgccaggctgggccaggcaGATCAGTGTCACAGCTGGTGGCAGAGAGACCCCATTAGTGGCCATTGTGCCAATAATTGACCCTTGGGAACCGGGCAGTGGTGGCGCTTGTCTGGGGGACTTTCTCCATCTCTGAGGTGGTATGCAGTGGTGGGAACCAGCAGGAGTAGCAGCCTGGTGAGATGAGGGGATGAGGCTGGTGGGACTGACTCTGCTGAGATGACCCATTAGCAGGAGCGTGGGAGGCCAGGAGAAAGTCATGATTGAGCCCCAAGTTTTGACAAAAAACCCTGGCAGCCTGATGTTCCTTGGGTTGGCTTCACCCTCTGCAGCCCTACACACACACAGCAACCCAGCAACACCACCCCAGCATGTCCCACTGATGCTGGTCCCAGCTGCCCCAAGGAGCAGCAGAACACCACAAAACCCATCTGGGCTGATTTAAAGGCATTGAAATTTCCTTTGCATTTAAATCACTGGTGCTCACCATCCAGCAACCttggaggaagcagcagcaaaaccacctCTGACTCTTCTTGCGTGATAGATGAGGAGGGGACCACAGGATGCCATGTGAGCTTGCTTGGATGCCGGGAAAAACATTTATACATAGGGTCAGCTCTTCTCCTCCACCCCTGATCTCAAGTGTGCGTTAGCCAGGGCACAGAGCTGGTGGCCAGAGGCATCGCCTGTCCCAGGGCAGAAAGGCAGCACGAtcccaggaggagcagagcagagcaaccatccccagcagcaggaaagggagACCCTCACCCACGCTCCAAGCCAGGGCAAAAGCTGTAAGGACAGCAGCTACAATTTCACCCACTGCAACGCGGCCAGGGCGCTGGCGAGTGACGTGACTCACAGCCCTGAAATGAATTAGCACCTTCAGTTTATCTTGGATGTTTTGCTTGAAAACCCCAAGATGTGATTTAATGCTCCGAGAAGTCTGTTTTCTCCACTCTATTCTGATTGCTTCAAAACATAAGGAAACCATGTGGGACCACAtgtaaaaggaaatgaaaatgagaggTAACAAAGTGCCTGCACTTACAGCAAAGGACTGCGAATGGATCTTTCCTGCCATCTCTCCCGTCCCTAACCCTCATGCTCCAGCCAATTTCATTTTTTCGTGATGAATCAGTACTGGGAAGCTATATTGCTTCTTGgcaattgcattttttcctctgcaaaagcAGTAATTCAATGAACTATGTGATgaattgttgttgttattatttctcAATTCCATTTTGGCTACAGCAGTGTTCGGTGATTcgttttttcctaaaaataagtctttaaagccccatttaaaacaaatggcGCGATGGCAGCTGCAAGCTGGTATGGTGttaattttggaagaaaatacggaaaaaataaaagacaaatctTGTAAAAAATAGCCAGCTGAGAAACAGCAATAATTAGCTGAATTCTGAACGTTTTCTCCTGTTGTTATGGGGAGAAAGTACTGGATCATTTCACACCAACTTTTCTCTGGTTTTTATAATTGTTTTAGGACTATGGTTGAATGGCAGAGCTCAAGGTTTGAAAAGCTTTCCAAGAACTGTTCCAAAATCTCCCATGACTGAAGCTCTTTAGAGCCACAGGCACATTTGGCAGAGAGCACGGGGCATTTCTGGCGCTGGGTCTGGTCCAAGCCCTGCGTCCACACTGATTTAATAACAGGGATGTTCCAGCATCCACAGCAGTGCTGGTGTGGGACAGCCAGCCTGGTGCAACCAGCAGCCTGATCCTAGGCTGACTGGTGCAGACACAACCGAGTGACTGCCCAGAGCCCTACAAACCCCATCCACCCAGCCCTCCACCAGTGGCAGCTCCCCAAAATCAGGCACCACGGGGCACAAGGATTCCCAGGAGGAGCTGATATTTTCCATGTGGTAATTTGTTCACGTGGCTCCTCACTGAAGTAATCTACTGATACAGTTTTACCAGCTGGTAAAAATACACCTGTAGAATCATTTATCCTTCTCCCTGCATGGGAACAATGCTTATTCtccatttaaatgtatttttcaggaCAGCTACATTGGTTGGAAGAGTGGAAACAGAGCACTAGCACATGCAAACTGATACAGATCGTctgggaaagctgctgctgctgtagatTTATACAGATCAGGCTGACATAGCTCACCCCTTGCAGGGATTTTTCTCATCTTGACcagcagaaaaacaggtttCCATGCCAGAGGAAGGATTATACAGCAAAGCTTTTAAGTGGGACTGAGCCCTGCGGGTGGGtttccctggggatggggaagaCGCAGCATCTCCTCCCAACCCTATTAAACCACCACAGGGATTTTATACTGGTGCAAGCATGCCATCCCAGAGCTGTGCTCCTGCTGGGTAACTCTGCCAGATTACAAGTTGTCTGCAGCCACTGGGCTCCCTTGCTGCTGTTTCGGATGCTGGGTGCCCCTCCGGCACACActctgcaccacacagcttggctAAACCAAGGCATTTGTCACCCGGGTCACTCTGGTCCTCTCACACCTCTGGCACATGCTGAAGGACCAGATGCTTTAGTAGTGCAaatcagcccagctctgctccggTCACTGGAGCTGTGCACATCTATCCCAGCCAAGGACTGATGCAAAAGCACCTGGTGAGCTCACAAGCCAGCGCACCATCTCTGCTCATTTCCAGCTGTGCCTCTCACCCCAGGGCAAAGGATTTTCCCTCTCTGACCCATGAAATAACTCTCTCTCAGCTGTCAGGACAGCCATGAGTGAGCCCCGCTTAATCATGTGCTGCTTCAGGCTTTGTAGCTTTTGGATGGAGAAGGATGCTGAGGTTAGCCTCAGGCAACGTTAGCAAGTTTGGGGAACACttgctgtttctgaaaaaaagaaaacaaacagaaaaaggccTGTTTTGTCTGCGGTCAGGTGGCCTTAGCCAGGGAAATCTTTGTGCTGGGACAGTTTTATTGCACATGGCAAAGAGGGGCCAGGAGGGAAAGCTGAGATGCACAACACAGCTCATGAAACACCTGCTGGGAGAGGTCAGCCGTGCTGGGGGACCTCTCCAGTACAAGCAGGAGTGAAACAAACCTTCACACTAAAACCCATCTCTGCTGCTAATAATGAAGAGCCTCACTGCAACTCCAAAACATGACATTTATAATTTCCCCCCATCACGTCATCAgactcctttcccctccttagAACAGCTCACATCTCCCCTGTGTCCTCTCGGTGCCTTATTCCCCTTTTTGTGGGTCTTCTCCCAAGGGGCTGGCTCTTTCAGAGGGAGGCTGAGTATCTCTGTTTGCTCACCCTGGCCGCTGTCCCCAAGCACCGTGTCCCTCCCTGCTGCACGTCCCCCCGTCATCCAGCGCGGCGACAAGGACGGGTCCTGTCAGGAACGGGCGGATGTGACATTTCCCTTCGGCCAAACACCTCCATCTTCTGAAATGCCAGAGCTGCCAAGTAATTACCCGGTGCGCAAGGCAGGCCAGTGAAAGGCAGTTAATTGGGGACACACTGATGACAAACTGCCACTGgttccctcctcccctgccaCCCACAACAGCTTTTCAAGTGCAATCTCGGGCAAAGTTCCCTTTTACATATGGGAGGCCAGAAGCACCAAGACACACGGACAAGGGGACTGAAGTCACCTGGGGACATGAGGGTGTCCCCCCACCCAGAAAGGGGCTTGAAAGAGGGACACAGGAAGGgctttggaagagaaaaaaatgggtttgCCCCACAACCGCCTGCAGCCAGCCTGGGTCTcacccagaactgcccccacACCAGAATGAAAGGAGAAGTGGAAACCTGAGGCACTAGGCATCCCTCTCTGTGTCTGGAGGGAGAAGTGCATGAAATGAGGTGAAAACCAGCAGAGCTATGACTGTACTTGGCTTTTGCACCTCCGAGGGAGCCATCCCTCCACAGCTGCCTGCTTTCTGCAGCCGTAAGGCTCCCCATAGCCCTGACTCCCCAGAGCAGCTTCCAGGCAGTATCACATCCCAGATCCCACCTGCGAGGGTCTGTCTGTGCTCTGGCACGAGGATCCAGCCCTGCACTGCCTGGCCTGCTCCAGACTGTGGTGAGGGGAAGGCGGCAGCGAttgcctgcagctcctggcttcaggtgatggagagagagaaaccaACCCCTGGAAGGGGAGTTGTACCACCCTCACCCCAGGCAAAGCCGGTACAGCCAGGTCAGATGAGGGATCTGGGGAACCATAGgatagtttaggttggaagggaccttcagaggtcatccAATCCAAGCTCCCAGCAATGAGCAGGATCACCCCACGccagaaagctgaaattaaagagtTTGGCACAACCAGTCCGTCCTCTTGCTTGCGGAGTTGTGACCCCTCTGAGCCTCCAAGGGCTGGAGACTTTAATgaaaaaaccacacagctaGACATTGCAGCACAGCAAAATGGGGCTATAACAATTAGTGGCAGCTAGTAATCCCATACAGACCATTTTCTTCAATGTTTCCCAGTGTATTAATGAAAATACTGCACCTAAGCTGCACTGATTTCATATGGCTCAGTCAGCTGTGCTGcttgggaaaacagaaaaggtcaAGTAGACTTGCAAAGCCAGGCATTCCCCCAAAAGCTCCTTAAATCTGCTTTTACTTTCAAGTAGTTTTGTGTTTCATCTGAAAAGCAATAGCTCTGAGGTATGACCtggggctctggcagccccaCCAGCCAACGCATCAGCTCCAGCCCTTGAACTCATCTCCCCAAACTACAAGAAGGCATTTAAGTAGAGGGCTAATATCAGCCCCAGCAGCTAAGTGCTGCAGGTCAGCAGCGGAGGGGTTAGTTTGCAAGCTGTGTTGCCTTTGGCAGCTGCTGCAAGCTCTTGAGGCCAAGCTTTTCGAAGGGATGCATCGTGCACACTGGGGGCTGGCAGCTGAAAAGGCCAGATCCTGGGTCAGGCATCTCTGCTTGCACGATGCCTCGGCTAAATAGCAAGATGTGATGTGTAATCAGGGCTGAGATGAATCGGCAGAGGTGGAGAGTTGAGAAGTGGAGCAGCAGGGTGGGACAAGAGTTAGACCTTTGGGAGCATGAATCCACCTGGAGAACTAGAAAGAAATCGAATTGGTTAGTCAAGAGGAGAGCACACTGCAGATGTGTGATGACCACCTCcaaccagccctgcagctcagcagaaagGCCAAGGAAGCTGATGACTTACCAGCCCTCATTTCTCACAAGCACAGAATACTGTGAAAAATTCAAGCACAGAAAAGGAGAACATAATTTTCCATGTCCCCTAGGAGCTGGATGAGGAATCCCAAGAACAATTTGCAGTGAGGGAGCGTGGGATGGACACTAAGGAGGAAAGGCCACTACCCTTGGAATTGCAAAGTTCAGCAATACCAACTCTAAGGCACACCACTGGCTTGGGAAAATGAACTGGTTACAACCCCAGCCTTCTGGCAAAGAACCAGAGCGCACTCACCTATCCTGGTGGGGAAGATGTCCTCATTGTTAATGAGCATCTCGATCCAGTCCATCAGCATACACATGTACTGCGGGGCTGACAGCTTGGTCGGCTTCTTATATTTGCTATCATCCTGCCACCTGTACTCGTATTTGAGCCCTCCTGACATGATGGGGCAGCTCTTCTCCGTGCAATACTCCGACATGGTGCCGTAGATGAGGTTGATGCGGTTGAAGAAGTCCACCACGTGCACGGCGATCCAGTCATTGATGCTCTCGCTGGGAGGCAGCTGCACCACAGCCTTCAGGTCCAGCCCGGACTTGAGGGAGGCCTGGGCTTTCTTGTACAGCTCGAAGCGCTGGGTGCCCGGCTCAAACTTCTTTCGAGGACgaaatgttttgtctttgttgaaGACTTGCTTGAGACACAACGCCATCACGGGCAGGGCCAGCCAGGGTGAGGATAGAGGTTCTGCACAATGTGAAAACCAAGGGTGGGGTCTTCAGAGGTGGAggtttctggaaggaaaaaagagagatttcGGTCACCTGTGAAGGTGGCTGCACACATGGGCACACTCGCCGGGATGAACTCGCACCAGGATGCTGGCCGGCCtcgctgctgcagcagcacacggGT contains the following coding sequences:
- the MOB3C gene encoding MOB kinase activator 3C, giving the protein MALCLKQVFNKDKTFRPRKKFEPGTQRFELYKKAQASLKSGLDLKAVVQLPPSESINDWIAVHVVDFFNRINLIYGTMSEYCTEKSCPIMSGGLKYEYRWQDDSKYKKPTKLSAPQYMCMLMDWIEMLINNEDIFPTRIGVPFPKQFQQVCTKILTRLFRVFVHVYIHHFDSIINMGAEAHVNTCYKHFYYFIREFSLIDHRELEPLKEMTERICH